One genomic window of Hydrogenispora ethanolica includes the following:
- a CDS encoding 5'-nucleotidase C-terminal domain-containing protein, with product MLRMKKAWLLLLSLVMLFGLLGIHAAQAENSVRITILGTSDLHGRLFPWDYAIDSEEPGSGLVKVATVVKAVRAENPNTIVVDNGDTIQDNMAELFNDEPVHPMIQALNAIGYDTWTPGNHEFNFGLDVLNRCIKGSKATVVAANLYRADGKRYVKPYKIINKGGVRVAIIGMTNPLVPRFEASTPDNFKGLTFTDPVSETKKVIAELKGKADVLIGVMHIGVDPEYGDETSGLKAVLAANPELTAVVCGHAHSDIPGQTINGVLVVEPKVSGNKVSRIDLTVAKVNGKWTVQDKSSTNIDTLAVKADPDLAAKFQWVHDKSLADVNTVIGKVSGAFLPGLEVLPGIPTAQVQDTALMDFINEVQLYYTGADVSAAALFSNSSNLVPGDFKKKDVANIYKYTNTLIAVKVTGKQLKNYMEWSAQYYNQSKPGDVTVSFNPYIRGYNYDLFAGVNYEINIAAPAGRRIENLTFKGKPVTDDMTLTLAVNNYRFGNMVKDKYFNEADKVYDSYEQLGDKGRLRDLIVAYVQKVGTVAPKLDNNWKITGVNFDSPLKAEIYQKVRAGQIKIPASFDGRTPNVKALNVYELCRDGALNYRIVDVLAITDFHGSLARSGKNIGIANLVGELKKLKAANPDSILVSAGDNYQGSAESNLLYGKPVSAGFKEAGIVLSAIGNHEYDWGSQRIPGWAADGGFDFLAANIYDRKTGQPVAYAQPYRIITVAGVKVGFIGLTTPETAWKTNPENVKDVEFRDPVAVLAHYVPVVRAAGADIVVALTHMGGAQDKSGAISGEAADLAKVPGLDGIIAGHSHDMVVGKAGNVPYVMPYYNGRSVGRLSFIVARDQPKVVSAQASLDHLFLRQSTLQEDEATKAILAQYLEQVKPILSEQIGETKVALVHDTKGPSLMGEWACDIMRQLTGAQIGMQNGGGLRVSLDQGVLTVGDLYRLMPFDNTLVTAELTGAQVREAVENGLGNPKVGYFGQVTGLKVTYDLSKPFGQRIVTITLENGQPLDPNKLYTVVANDFMFAGGDNYTSLQKGQHIKDTGIPVRDAMIQYIKERKVISPVYRECQRPAAAAAEAVKPAA from the coding sequence ATGTTGCGAATGAAAAAAGCGTGGCTCTTGCTCCTCAGCCTGGTTATGCTCTTCGGGCTCCTGGGGATCCACGCGGCGCAGGCGGAGAACAGTGTCCGGATTACCATCTTGGGCACCAGCGATCTCCACGGCCGGCTTTTCCCCTGGGATTACGCCATTGACAGCGAGGAACCCGGCTCGGGTCTGGTCAAGGTGGCGACCGTCGTCAAGGCGGTGCGCGCCGAGAATCCCAACACCATCGTGGTGGACAATGGCGACACCATCCAGGACAATATGGCCGAGCTCTTCAACGATGAGCCGGTCCATCCGATGATCCAGGCGTTGAACGCCATCGGCTACGACACCTGGACGCCGGGCAACCACGAGTTCAACTTCGGCCTGGATGTGCTGAACCGGTGCATCAAAGGCTCCAAGGCCACGGTGGTGGCGGCCAATCTCTACCGCGCCGACGGCAAGCGCTATGTCAAACCCTACAAGATCATCAACAAGGGCGGCGTCCGGGTGGCGATCATCGGGATGACCAATCCGCTGGTGCCGCGCTTCGAGGCCAGCACCCCCGATAATTTCAAGGGGCTGACCTTTACCGATCCGGTCTCCGAGACCAAAAAAGTGATCGCCGAATTAAAAGGAAAAGCCGATGTGCTCATCGGCGTCATGCATATCGGGGTCGATCCGGAGTACGGCGACGAAACTTCGGGCCTCAAGGCGGTGCTCGCCGCCAATCCCGAGTTGACGGCGGTGGTCTGCGGCCATGCCCATTCCGACATCCCCGGCCAGACCATCAACGGCGTGCTGGTGGTCGAGCCCAAGGTCAGCGGGAACAAAGTTTCGCGGATCGACCTGACCGTGGCCAAAGTGAACGGCAAATGGACCGTCCAGGATAAGAGCAGCACCAACATTGACACCCTGGCGGTGAAGGCCGACCCGGACCTGGCGGCCAAGTTCCAATGGGTCCACGACAAATCGCTGGCCGATGTGAACACAGTCATCGGCAAGGTATCCGGCGCTTTCCTGCCCGGCCTGGAAGTGCTGCCGGGGATCCCCACCGCCCAGGTGCAGGATACCGCGTTGATGGACTTCATCAATGAGGTGCAGCTCTATTACACTGGGGCCGATGTTTCGGCGGCGGCCCTCTTCAGCAACAGCTCCAACCTGGTTCCCGGCGACTTCAAGAAGAAGGACGTCGCCAACATCTACAAGTACACCAACACCCTGATCGCGGTGAAAGTCACCGGCAAACAGCTGAAAAACTACATGGAATGGTCGGCCCAGTATTATAACCAGTCCAAGCCGGGCGACGTCACCGTCAGCTTCAATCCGTACATCCGGGGCTACAATTACGACCTGTTCGCCGGGGTCAATTACGAGATCAACATCGCGGCGCCGGCCGGCAGACGCATCGAGAACCTGACCTTCAAAGGCAAGCCGGTCACCGACGATATGACCCTCACCCTGGCCGTGAATAACTACCGTTTCGGCAACATGGTCAAGGACAAATACTTCAATGAAGCCGACAAGGTCTACGACTCCTACGAGCAGCTGGGGGACAAAGGCCGCTTGCGCGACCTGATCGTCGCTTATGTCCAGAAGGTGGGCACCGTCGCTCCGAAGCTCGACAATAACTGGAAGATCACCGGGGTCAATTTTGACAGCCCGCTCAAAGCGGAGATCTATCAAAAGGTCCGGGCCGGGCAGATTAAGATTCCGGCCTCCTTCGACGGCCGTACTCCCAATGTCAAAGCCCTGAACGTCTACGAGCTCTGCCGGGACGGCGCCTTGAACTACCGGATCGTCGACGTGCTGGCGATCACCGACTTCCACGGCTCGCTGGCGAGAAGCGGCAAGAACATCGGCATCGCCAACCTGGTCGGCGAGCTGAAGAAGTTGAAGGCCGCCAATCCGGACAGCATTTTGGTGAGCGCCGGCGACAACTATCAGGGCAGCGCCGAGTCCAACCTGCTCTACGGCAAGCCGGTCAGCGCCGGCTTTAAAGAGGCGGGCATCGTCCTGTCGGCCATCGGCAACCACGAGTACGACTGGGGCAGCCAGCGTATTCCCGGCTGGGCGGCGGACGGCGGCTTCGACTTCCTGGCGGCCAACATTTACGACCGCAAGACCGGGCAACCGGTGGCCTACGCCCAGCCGTACCGGATCATTACCGTCGCCGGGGTCAAGGTCGGCTTCATCGGCTTGACCACGCCGGAAACGGCTTGGAAGACCAACCCCGAGAATGTCAAGGACGTTGAGTTCCGGGATCCCGTGGCGGTCCTGGCCCACTACGTGCCGGTGGTCCGGGCGGCCGGCGCCGACATCGTCGTCGCCCTGACCCATATGGGCGGCGCGCAGGATAAGTCCGGCGCCATCAGCGGCGAAGCCGCCGACCTGGCCAAAGTGCCGGGCCTGGACGGGATCATCGCCGGACACTCTCATGACATGGTGGTTGGCAAGGCGGGCAATGTCCCCTATGTGATGCCGTATTATAACGGCCGTTCCGTCGGCCGCCTGAGCTTCATCGTGGCTAGGGACCAGCCCAAAGTGGTCTCGGCCCAGGCTTCGCTGGACCATTTGTTCCTGCGCCAGAGCACGCTGCAGGAGGATGAGGCCACCAAGGCGATCCTCGCCCAATACCTGGAACAGGTCAAACCGATTCTCTCCGAGCAGATCGGCGAGACCAAGGTGGCCCTGGTCCATGATACCAAAGGCCCGTCGCTGATGGGCGAGTGGGCTTGCGACATCATGCGCCAGCTGACCGGCGCCCAGATCGGCATGCAGAATGGCGGCGGCCTGCGGGTCTCCCTGGATCAAGGGGTCCTCACCGTGGGCGATCTCTACCGGCTGATGCCTTTCGACAACACGCTGGTCACCGCGGAGTTGACCGGGGCGCAGGTCCGCGAGGCCGTCGAGAACGGCCTGGGTAATCCGAAGGTCGGCTATTTCGGCCAAGTCACCGGCCTGAAGGTCACCTACGACCTGAGCAAACCGTTCGGCCAGCGGATCGTAACGATCACTCTGGAGAACGGTCAGCCCCTGGACCCGAATAAACTGTATACCGTGGTCGCCAACGACTTTATGTTCGCCGGCGGCGACAACTACACCTCGCTCCAGAAGGGGCAGCATATCAAGGACACCGGCATTCCGGTCCGGGATGCCATGATCCAGTATATTAAGGAACGGAAAGTGATCAGCCCGGTGTACCGGGAATGCCAACGCCCGGCCGCAGCCGCGGCCGAGGCGGTCAAACCGGCGGCTTGA
- a CDS encoding LacI family DNA-binding transcriptional regulator produces MAVTIHDIANKVGVSKTTVYRALNNKPRISKETYDLIIKTAQELNYFPNKLASGLRSKRSMAIGLIFNDLISGHFFSDIFNGIEDSAIQNDYGVILGCSNGDPHKEKLLLNLFAERQVDGIIVAPTYGVDTECYRRLQEERIPFVFIDKYIPEIATDIVTTDDFFGSYEAVSHLIRLGHRNIAILIGPEYPCSTIEKRIEGYRKALRDNRLEHEGIISFTEKMTNQRKYGYLAVGRYLAENESKNTAIFAINDSLAIGALKALREHNLRVPADVAVIGYNNDEIDEYLDIQLTTVLQPKYEMGKKAMELLLKRINRDKEAAAPATHYEYINLRPQLIIRDSCGSR; encoded by the coding sequence ATGGCCGTAACCATTCATGATATCGCCAATAAGGTCGGAGTCTCCAAAACCACGGTGTACCGCGCGTTGAATAATAAGCCGCGCATCAGCAAGGAAACCTATGATCTGATCATCAAAACCGCTCAGGAATTAAACTATTTCCCGAATAAACTCGCCAGTGGGCTGCGTTCCAAACGCTCCATGGCGATCGGCTTGATTTTTAACGACTTAATTTCCGGGCATTTCTTTTCCGATATCTTTAACGGGATCGAAGACAGCGCCATTCAGAATGATTACGGCGTGATCCTGGGCTGCTCGAACGGTGATCCCCATAAGGAAAAATTATTGCTGAATTTATTCGCCGAAAGACAGGTGGACGGGATTATCGTTGCCCCGACTTACGGCGTGGATACCGAATGCTATCGCCGACTGCAAGAAGAGCGGATCCCCTTTGTTTTCATTGATAAATATATCCCGGAGATCGCGACCGATATTGTGACCACCGATGATTTTTTCGGCTCTTATGAAGCCGTATCGCACCTGATCCGGTTGGGCCACCGCAACATCGCGATTCTAATCGGCCCGGAATATCCCTGCAGCACGATTGAGAAACGGATTGAAGGGTATCGGAAAGCCTTGCGAGATAACCGTTTGGAGCACGAAGGAATCATCTCTTTTACCGAAAAAATGACCAATCAGCGGAAATACGGCTATTTGGCGGTAGGGCGCTATCTTGCCGAGAACGAGAGTAAGAATACGGCGATTTTCGCCATCAACGACAGTTTGGCCATTGGGGCGCTCAAGGCATTAAGGGAGCATAATTTGAGAGTCCCGGCAGACGTGGCCGTCATCGGCTATAACAATGATGAGATCGACGAATATCTGGATATTCAGCTGACTACCGTCCTGCAGCCCAAGTACGAGATGGGCAAAAAAGCGATGGAGCTGTTGCTGAAACGGATTAACCGGGACAAAGAGGCGGCGGCGCCGGCAACCCATTATGAATATATCAACTTGAGACCGCAATTGATCATTCGTGACTCTTGCGGCAGCCGCTAA
- a CDS encoding glutamate synthase subunit beta, translating into MGKPTGFMEYQREVPPDRPPRERLADWGEFHLPGPAEQRQTQGARCMDCGIPFCHSGILIKGMASGCPLNNLIPEWNDLVYRGLWREALQRLHKTNNFPEFTGRVCPAPCEGSCTLGIHEPPVTIKHNECDIIDRAFAAGWIVPEPPALRTGKRVAVVGSGPAGLAAAAQLNRAGHSVTVFERADRVGGLLMYGIPNMKLDKSLVTRRVGLLAAEGVQFRTGVEVGKDYPADRLLAEHDAVLLCGGATKPRDLPIQGRNLAGVHFAMDFLKANTKSLLDSEHRDGDYISAQGKDVIVIGGGDTGTDCVATALRHGCKSLVQFEIVPQPALERTSDNPWPQWPKVLKVDYGQEEALAVYGVDPRIYCINTVQFVGDAEGRLKEVHTVEVRWEKDANGRYLPKQIPGSEKVWPAQLVLLAMGFLGPEDTLLDQLGVARDSRSNAQAAEGQYATNVQGVFAAGDMRRGQSLVVWAIHEGREAARECDQYLMGESCLP; encoded by the coding sequence ATGGGTAAACCTACCGGATTTATGGAATACCAACGCGAAGTGCCGCCGGACCGCCCGCCGCGCGAACGGCTCGCCGACTGGGGGGAGTTTCATCTGCCCGGCCCGGCCGAGCAGCGCCAGACTCAGGGGGCCCGCTGCATGGACTGCGGCATTCCGTTCTGTCATAGCGGTATTTTGATCAAGGGCATGGCTTCCGGTTGTCCGCTGAACAACCTGATCCCCGAATGGAACGATCTGGTGTACCGGGGGTTATGGCGCGAAGCGCTGCAGCGGTTGCACAAAACCAACAATTTTCCGGAGTTCACCGGCCGGGTCTGTCCGGCGCCGTGCGAAGGCTCGTGTACGCTGGGCATTCATGAACCGCCGGTGACCATCAAGCATAACGAATGTGACATCATCGACCGGGCCTTCGCGGCCGGCTGGATCGTCCCCGAACCGCCGGCGCTCCGCACCGGCAAGCGGGTGGCGGTGGTCGGCTCCGGCCCGGCCGGGTTGGCCGCCGCGGCCCAGTTGAACCGGGCCGGGCATTCGGTGACCGTCTTCGAACGGGCGGACCGGGTCGGCGGACTGCTGATGTACGGCATTCCCAATATGAAGCTGGATAAGAGCCTGGTGACGCGGCGAGTCGGGCTGCTGGCCGCCGAGGGGGTCCAGTTCCGGACCGGCGTCGAGGTGGGCAAGGACTATCCCGCCGACCGCCTGTTGGCGGAGCACGACGCGGTCCTGCTCTGCGGCGGCGCCACCAAGCCCCGCGACCTGCCGATCCAGGGCCGGAACCTGGCCGGGGTCCATTTCGCCATGGATTTCCTGAAGGCCAATACCAAGAGCTTGCTGGATTCGGAGCACCGGGACGGCGATTATATCTCCGCCCAGGGGAAAGACGTGATCGTGATCGGCGGCGGCGACACCGGCACCGACTGCGTGGCCACGGCATTGCGCCACGGCTGCAAGAGCCTGGTGCAGTTCGAGATCGTGCCCCAGCCCGCCTTGGAGCGGACTTCCGACAATCCGTGGCCGCAGTGGCCGAAGGTACTCAAGGTCGATTACGGCCAGGAGGAAGCCCTGGCGGTCTACGGCGTCGACCCGCGGATCTATTGCATCAACACCGTTCAGTTCGTCGGCGACGCGGAAGGCCGGCTGAAGGAGGTCCATACCGTCGAGGTCCGTTGGGAGAAAGACGCGAACGGCCGCTACCTGCCCAAACAGATTCCGGGCAGCGAAAAGGTCTGGCCGGCGCAGCTAGTTCTCCTGGCCATGGGCTTCCTCGGTCCCGAGGATACGCTCCTCGACCAGCTCGGCGTGGCCCGGGACAGCCGCAGCAACGCCCAGGCCGCCGAGGGCCAATACGCCACCAATGTCCAAGGCGTCTTCGCCGCCGGCGACATGCGGCGCGGCCAGAGCCTGGTCGTCTGGGCCATTCACGAGGGCCGCGAAGCGGCCCGGGAGTGCGACCAGTATCTGATGGGCGAGAGCTGCCTGCCGTGA
- the gltB gene encoding glutamate synthase large subunit, with product MKRDGIPQRQGLYDPQHEHDACGIGFVVNIKGLQSHQIVQQGLTVLCNLDHRGARGAEPNTGDGAGILLQIPHRFLRNACAGLGFELPEPQAYAVGMVFLPPDAEARQACEQLFNELVAEEGQQLLGWRTVPTDGATLGSSARVCQPCIRQVFIQRGSDQRDDLSFERKLYVIRKRAEKAIRYSGMNGGHFFYVASLSARTIVYKGMLTPEQVIAFFPDLSDPAVESALAVVHSRFSTNTFPSWERAHPNRYLIHNGEINTLRGNINWMHARESMFQSTLFGPDIDKVRPVISPDGSDSSMFDECLEFLMLSGRSLPHAMMMMIPEPWSKHESMDPAKRAFYEYHSCLMEPWDGPAAMAFSDGKIVGAVLDRNGLRPARYYVTKNDLVILASEVGVVDLPPQEIAYKGRLQPGRMLLIDTGAGRIIADEELKQSLAQALPYQEWLDRYLLSLADLPEAPASIKLDHAALLRRQRGFGYTYEELRKILAPMAQDAVEPTGAMGTDIPLAVLSDQPQLLYNYFKQLFAQVTNPPIDALREEIVTGTESYLGSEGNILDPQPQSCHQIKLEIPILTNGELARLAHLDGPDFKAVTLPMLFPASEGGSGLERALDRLCQEASRQIAAGANILILSDRGVDRELAPIPALLAVAGLHHHLIREQVRTQVSLVVESGEPREVHHFALLLGYGASAINPYLAFETVDQLIREELLSGIDQAKAVKNYIKAVVKGIVKVLSKMGISTIQSYQGAQIFEAVGLNQTVIDRYFSWTPSRVGGIGLDIIAREALLRHEEAFGERQAGPATLESGGVYQWRKDGEYHLYNPETIHTLQQACWNEDYSLYKQYATLISGESGQQSTLRGLLEFKDRQPIPLEEVESVDAICRRFKTGAMSYGSISQEAHECLAVAMNRLGGKSNTGEGGEDPARFQPEANGDSRCSAIKQVASGRFGVTSEYLVNAREIQIKMAQGAKPGEGGQLPGRKVYPWVAKTRHSTPGVGLISPPPHHDIYSIEDLAELIHDLKNANRQARISVKLVSEVGVGTVAAGVAKGRADLILISGYDGGTGASPRTSIRHAGLPWELGLAETHQTLLLNNLRSRVVLEADGKLMNGRDVAIAALLGAEEFGFATLPLVAMGCVMMRVCNLDTCPVGVATQNPELRKKFKGRPEYVVNLMRFIAQDLREIMAELGFRTIDEMIGRTDKLQPKRDIKHWKAKYLDFTNILYQPEVGPEVGRYCQISQNHQLDQALDHRTLLEKCAPALQDGTPVEVAVAIRNTNRVVGTMLGSEITQRFGAKGLPEDTIRLRLEGSAGQSFGAFVPPGVTLNLTGDANDYLGKGLSGGKIIVQPPAAASFRPEENIIIGNVAFYGATSGEAYIRGLAGERFCVRNSGVKAVVEGVGDHGCEYMTGGRVVILGPTGRNFAAGMSGGVAYVLDESGDFKHRCNPEMVDLQSLADAAEIQEVKTLVERHAAFTGSERARRILAHWPEYLPRFVRVIPRDYQRVLQALHDLQASGVSPEEAFMLAFEANKSDLKRVSGS from the coding sequence ATGAAACGAGACGGAATTCCTCAGAGACAGGGTCTTTACGACCCGCAACACGAGCATGATGCCTGTGGCATCGGCTTCGTGGTCAACATCAAAGGCCTCCAGTCCCATCAGATCGTCCAGCAAGGCTTGACGGTCCTTTGTAATTTGGATCATCGCGGTGCCCGGGGCGCCGAACCCAATACCGGTGATGGCGCCGGTATTTTATTGCAGATCCCGCACCGCTTTTTGCGGAACGCCTGTGCCGGGCTGGGGTTCGAACTGCCCGAACCGCAAGCGTACGCCGTGGGAATGGTCTTTTTGCCGCCGGATGCGGAGGCGCGCCAGGCTTGCGAGCAATTATTCAATGAATTGGTGGCGGAGGAGGGCCAGCAGCTGTTGGGCTGGAGGACTGTGCCCACCGACGGCGCTACCTTGGGCAGTTCCGCCCGGGTCTGCCAGCCTTGCATTCGACAGGTTTTCATCCAGCGTGGCTCGGACCAGCGTGACGATCTGTCATTTGAACGGAAATTATATGTGATCCGCAAGCGTGCGGAAAAAGCGATCCGCTATTCAGGTATGAATGGCGGTCATTTTTTCTATGTGGCCAGTCTTTCCGCGCGCACCATCGTTTATAAGGGAATGCTCACTCCGGAGCAGGTGATCGCCTTCTTCCCGGATCTTTCGGATCCGGCGGTGGAGAGCGCGTTGGCGGTGGTCCATTCGCGTTTCAGCACCAACACCTTCCCCAGCTGGGAGCGGGCCCATCCCAACCGCTACCTGATTCACAACGGCGAGATCAATACCCTGCGCGGCAACATCAACTGGATGCACGCCCGGGAATCGATGTTCCAGTCGACCCTGTTCGGCCCGGATATCGACAAGGTGCGTCCGGTGATCAGCCCCGACGGCAGCGACTCTTCGATGTTCGACGAGTGTCTGGAGTTTCTGATGCTCTCCGGCCGTTCGTTGCCGCACGCCATGATGATGATGATTCCCGAGCCCTGGTCCAAGCATGAGAGCATGGACCCCGCCAAACGGGCCTTCTACGAATACCACAGCTGCCTGATGGAACCCTGGGATGGACCGGCGGCGATGGCCTTCTCCGACGGTAAGATCGTCGGCGCGGTGCTCGACCGGAACGGCCTACGGCCGGCTCGTTATTACGTGACCAAGAACGACCTGGTCATCCTGGCCTCCGAGGTCGGAGTGGTCGATCTGCCGCCGCAGGAGATCGCCTACAAGGGCCGGCTGCAGCCGGGCCGGATGTTGCTCATTGATACTGGGGCCGGGCGGATCATCGCCGACGAGGAATTAAAACAGAGCCTGGCCCAGGCCCTGCCGTACCAGGAATGGCTCGACCGTTATCTGCTCAGCCTGGCCGACTTGCCGGAAGCGCCCGCCTCGATCAAGCTGGATCATGCGGCTTTGCTCCGGCGGCAGCGCGGTTTCGGTTATACCTACGAGGAGCTGCGCAAGATCCTGGCTCCGATGGCTCAGGACGCGGTGGAACCCACCGGCGCCATGGGCACCGATATTCCGTTGGCGGTCCTGTCGGACCAGCCCCAACTGCTCTATAATTACTTCAAACAGCTCTTCGCGCAGGTTACCAACCCGCCCATCGACGCGTTGCGCGAGGAGATCGTCACCGGCACCGAGAGCTATCTCGGGTCGGAAGGGAATATTCTGGACCCGCAGCCCCAGAGCTGCCACCAGATCAAGCTGGAGATCCCGATCCTGACCAATGGCGAGCTGGCGCGGTTGGCTCATCTCGACGGGCCCGACTTCAAGGCGGTCACCCTGCCGATGCTCTTCCCGGCGAGCGAGGGCGGGTCCGGCCTGGAGAGGGCGCTCGACCGGCTTTGCCAGGAGGCCAGCCGCCAGATCGCGGCCGGAGCCAACATCCTGATCCTGTCCGACCGGGGCGTCGACCGGGAGCTGGCGCCGATTCCGGCGCTGCTGGCCGTGGCCGGCCTGCATCACCATCTCATCCGGGAACAGGTCCGGACGCAGGTCAGTCTGGTGGTCGAGTCCGGGGAGCCGCGCGAGGTGCACCATTTCGCCCTGCTCCTGGGGTACGGCGCTTCGGCGATCAATCCTTATCTGGCCTTTGAGACGGTCGACCAATTGATCCGGGAGGAGCTGCTCTCCGGAATCGACCAGGCCAAAGCGGTTAAGAACTACATCAAGGCGGTGGTCAAGGGGATCGTCAAAGTCCTGTCGAAGATGGGGATCTCCACCATCCAGAGCTATCAGGGAGCTCAGATCTTCGAGGCGGTCGGCTTGAATCAGACGGTCATCGACCGCTATTTCTCCTGGACGCCATCGCGGGTCGGCGGCATCGGCCTGGACATCATCGCCCGGGAAGCGCTGCTCCGGCACGAAGAGGCCTTCGGCGAACGCCAGGCCGGACCGGCGACGCTGGAGAGCGGCGGGGTCTATCAATGGCGCAAGGACGGCGAGTATCACCTGTACAATCCGGAGACCATTCACACCTTGCAGCAAGCCTGTTGGAACGAGGATTATTCTTTATATAAACAGTATGCGACGCTGATCAGCGGCGAATCCGGGCAGCAGAGCACCCTGCGGGGGCTGCTGGAATTCAAGGACCGCCAGCCGATTCCCTTGGAGGAAGTGGAGTCGGTGGACGCCATCTGCCGTCGTTTTAAGACCGGCGCCATGTCTTACGGCTCCATCAGCCAGGAGGCTCACGAATGCCTGGCCGTGGCCATGAACCGCCTCGGCGGCAAGAGCAATACCGGCGAGGGCGGCGAGGATCCGGCCCGTTTCCAGCCGGAGGCCAACGGCGATTCGCGCTGCAGCGCCATCAAGCAGGTGGCTTCGGGACGGTTCGGCGTGACCAGCGAGTATCTGGTCAACGCCCGGGAGATTCAGATCAAGATGGCCCAAGGAGCCAAGCCGGGCGAAGGCGGCCAGCTGCCGGGGAGAAAGGTCTACCCTTGGGTGGCCAAGACCCGCCACTCCACGCCGGGCGTGGGCCTGATCTCGCCGCCTCCGCACCACGATATCTATTCCATCGAGGATCTGGCCGAATTGATCCATGACCTGAAGAATGCCAACCGCCAGGCCCGGATCAGCGTCAAGCTGGTCTCGGAAGTCGGCGTCGGCACCGTGGCCGCCGGGGTGGCCAAGGGCCGGGCCGATCTCATCCTGATCAGCGGTTACGACGGCGGGACCGGCGCTTCGCCCCGGACCAGCATCCGCCATGCCGGCCTCCCCTGGGAGCTGGGCCTGGCCGAGACCCATCAGACCTTGCTCCTAAACAACCTGCGCAGCCGGGTGGTGCTGGAGGCCGACGGCAAGCTGATGAACGGCCGCGACGTGGCCATCGCCGCGCTGTTGGGCGCGGAGGAGTTCGGCTTCGCCACGCTGCCGCTGGTCGCCATGGGCTGCGTGATGATGCGGGTCTGCAACCTGGATACCTGCCCGGTCGGGGTCGCCACCCAGAATCCCGAACTGCGCAAGAAATTCAAGGGCCGTCCCGAGTACGTGGTGAACCTGATGCGTTTCATCGCCCAGGACCTGCGGGAGATTATGGCCGAGCTCGGTTTCCGGACCATCGACGAGATGATCGGCCGGACCGATAAATTGCAACCGAAACGGGACATCAAGCACTGGAAAGCCAAGTATCTCGATTTCACCAATATCCTGTACCAGCCGGAGGTCGGGCCGGAGGTGGGCCGCTACTGCCAGATCAGTCAGAACCACCAGCTGGACCAGGCGCTGGACCACCGGACGCTGCTGGAGAAGTGCGCTCCGGCATTGCAGGACGGCACTCCGGTCGAAGTGGCCGTGGCGATCCGCAATACCAACCGGGTGGTCGGCACCATGCTGGGGAGCGAGATCACCCAGCGCTTCGGCGCCAAGGGATTGCCCGAAGACACCATCCGGCTGCGGCTCGAAGGTTCGGCCGGCCAGAGCTTCGGGGCCTTCGTGCCGCCCGGCGTGACCCTGAATCTGACGGGCGACGCCAATGATTATCTGGGCAAGGGATTGTCCGGCGGCAAGATCATCGTTCAGCCGCCCGCGGCGGCGTCGTTCCGGCCGGAGGAGAACATCATCATCGGCAACGTGGCCTTTTACGGCGCCACCAGCGGCGAAGCCTACATCCGCGGCCTGGCGGGCGAGCGCTTCTGCGTCCGGAACAGCGGCGTCAAGGCGGTGGTCGAGGGCGTCGGCGACCACGGCTGCGAGTATATGACCGGCGGCCGGGTGGTCATCCTGGGGCCGACGGGCCGGAACTTCGCCGCCGGAATGTCCGGCGGAGTCGCCTATGTGCTGGATGAGAGCGGCGATTTCAAGCACCGCTGCAATCCGGAGATGGTCGACCTGCAGTCTCTGGCCGACGCGGCCGAGATTCAGGAGGTCAAGACGCTCGTCGAGCGGCACGCCGCCTTTACCGGAAGCGAGCGGGCCCGGCGCATTCTGGCCCATTGGCCGGAGTACCTGCCGCGTTTCGTGCGGGTGATCCCCCGCGATTATCAGCGGGTGTTGCAGGCGTTGCACGATCTGCAGGCCTCGGGCGTCAGCCCCGAGGAAGCCTTCATGCTGGCTTTCGAGGCCAATAAGAGCGATTTGAAACGGGTCAGCGGCAGCTGA
- a CDS encoding DUF3793 family protein, which translates to MTEELMARFIAYQRQLTGREYLSALILYLAAPTIAGDKPASLLSFVPNRRRLDLLWQEHRRELARRLGRSYGLSLWEMPRRSGGMAVLFHHRLRLAAVLAERDNRSFLAESGYPAGLGVMGCLSLLRLRFQNGPFPHEAGIFLGIPAADVRGFIANRGRNCLFSRYWKVYHQPEAAAATFARFDRARETVLRALLADGGE; encoded by the coding sequence ATGACCGAGGAACTGATGGCCCGCTTCATCGCCTACCAGCGCCAATTGACCGGACGGGAATACCTGAGCGCCCTCATTCTCTACCTGGCCGCGCCGACCATCGCCGGAGACAAGCCGGCCAGTTTATTGAGTTTCGTCCCCAACCGCCGCCGGCTGGACCTGCTCTGGCAGGAACACCGCCGGGAACTGGCCCGGCGACTGGGACGGAGCTACGGCCTGTCGCTGTGGGAGATGCCGCGCCGCAGCGGCGGAATGGCGGTCCTCTTCCACCACCGCCTGCGGCTGGCCGCGGTGCTGGCGGAGCGGGACAACCGCTCTTTCCTGGCGGAGTCGGGCTACCCGGCGGGCCTCGGCGTCATGGGCTGCCTGAGCCTGCTGCGGCTGCGTTTCCAGAACGGACCCTTCCCGCACGAGGCCGGGATCTTTTTGGGGATCCCCGCCGCCGACGTGCGCGGCTTCATCGCCAACCGCGGCCGGAACTGTCTTTTCAGTCGCTACTGGAAAGTCTATCACCAGCCGGAAGCGGCCGCCGCGACCTTCGCCCGTTTCGACCGGGCCCGGGAGACGGTGCTCCGGGCGCTGCTCGCCGACGGCGGCGAATAA